In Campylobacterota bacterium, one DNA window encodes the following:
- a CDS encoding DUF2608 domain-containing protein translates to MKILHILLMLVMCFSGIACAVKRSHRKKSKIIQFSSYNDAEVASAVAKADGQTLVLFDVDDTLIHSPDAAANPAQYSPWFRIKLFFRFPQLLFERPRDECVSAIFAQAQRELIEQEAAQVVETFKAADSKVLGLTASWSGKYGSIDDAALMRTDMLKALGINFSDSFQDQWFTKLPKHKNVYPRLHSGILFANRQNKGNVLVSFLDQASYSPSRIIVFDDNKKELRKIRRACRKRNVECHLYNYRGAKLRSTPFKSSRALKQLRCLVREKRWLSDSEFDQYIESV, encoded by the coding sequence ATGAAAATACTCCATATACTTCTTATGCTAGTGATGTGCTTTAGTGGCATTGCTTGCGCTGTAAAAAGAAGTCATAGAAAGAAATCAAAGATTATTCAATTTTCATCATACAATGATGCAGAGGTTGCCTCGGCAGTAGCAAAAGCCGATGGGCAGACGCTAGTATTGTTTGATGTTGATGACACGCTCATTCATTCACCAGATGCAGCGGCAAATCCTGCGCAGTATTCGCCGTGGTTTCGTATAAAATTGTTTTTTCGGTTTCCCCAGCTTTTATTTGAGAGACCAAGAGACGAGTGTGTTAGTGCTATTTTTGCTCAGGCTCAGCGTGAGCTTATTGAACAAGAAGCTGCTCAAGTAGTTGAAACATTCAAAGCTGCTGACTCTAAAGTGCTTGGCCTGACTGCCTCATGGTCTGGAAAATATGGTAGCATTGATGATGCAGCACTTATGAGAACTGATATGCTTAAAGCATTGGGTATTAATTTTAGTGATTCATTTCAAGATCAGTGGTTTACGAAATTGCCCAAGCATAAAAATGTTTATCCAAGACTTCATAGTGGGATTTTGTTTGCTAATCGACAAAATAAGGGAAATGTCTTGGTATCTTTTTTGGATCAGGCCTCATACTCGCCCTCAAGAATTATTGTTTTTGACGATAATAAAAAAGAACTACGCAAAATTCGTCGCGCGTGTAGAAAACGTAATGTTGAATGTCACTTGTATAACTACCGTGGTGCAAAATTACGCTCAACCCCGTTTAAATCTTCACGTGCGTTAAAACAGCTGCGCTGCCTAGTTCGTGAAAAGCGCTGGCTCAGCGATAGTGAATTTGATCAATATATAGAAAGTGTTTAA
- a CDS encoding nucleotide exchange factor GrpE — MCKNHQDIDCKQAEEKNEEQQAAQEAAEQSKVVKDNQQEESFKDQYLRLNADFQNFKKRVEKERIEWMTTAQASVLEKVLPIVDEFDRAFAALEKSEQHDASWLEGFKLVYKNLQKAMTDLGVEEIKTDGEFNPDQHEALIQVDSADHASGAIVQVLAKGYMLKGKVIKHAKVSVAK; from the coding sequence ATGTGTAAAAACCATCAAGACATTGATTGCAAACAAGCTGAAGAAAAAAACGAAGAGCAGCAGGCAGCTCAAGAGGCTGCAGAACAAAGCAAGGTTGTAAAAGACAATCAGCAAGAAGAGAGCTTTAAAGACCAATATCTGCGGTTGAATGCCGACTTTCAAAACTTTAAAAAACGTGTAGAAAAAGAGCGCATTGAGTGGATGACAACGGCGCAGGCAAGCGTGCTTGAAAAAGTTCTGCCAATTGTTGATGAGTTTGATCGTGCATTTGCGGCACTAGAAAAAAGTGAACAGCATGATGCTTCATGGCTTGAAGGCTTTAAACTTGTGTACAAAAATTTACAAAAAGCCATGACCGATCTGGGGGTTGAGGAAATCAAAACCGACGGTGAATTTAACCCCGATCAGCATGAGGCGCTTATACAAGTAGATTCAGCGGACCATGCGTCTGGTGCCATTGTACAGGTTCTTGCCAAAGGGTATATGCTCAAGGGTAAAGTTATCAAGCACGCAAAAGTAAGTGTTGCAAAGTAG
- a CDS encoding trypsin-like peptidase domain-containing protein, with amino-acid sequence MSMMRRFVNVLVIVVLAGACFYLYEQHSQIQEDLTRLTGLQEQFQDTVKGAIGVSRPQPVQRSISEKSGHTWLDVQKQVKDTVVQVYSQATDFNWFEPYKTPDQGEGAGSGFFINEKGDMITNYHVVAQSCAVQIQIPSFGMERFDMEIVGVSPERDIALLKPTQEAYEKISQKLGTIPFLKLGDSDSVLRSQEVLALGFPLGQSRLKSTLGIVSGRERLGSFGYIQTTAPINPGNSGGPALATDGTVVGINNANIPSAQNIGYIIPINEVKNALKDLYKVKLLRKPVLGCIFTLSTPEMVKLLGNPEPGGWYVAKVFKHTLFERVGVKDGDMLYQIGGYDIDMYGELNVPWSEDKVSLFEFLNRYTVGDMLHCVMYRKGQRKDFTFKLEQIYLPPIRMIYPEFEPEATDYEIIGGMVVMELTMNHVGALVSRSPRLASSLMKFDRPEHQHDSALIITHVLPNSQAHIAKVIRTGEIIDEINDIKVKSLADFRKAVPKSKQTGFLTVKTDDNLYAVMALDKILRNEDMLANRFFFKKSKLFEQLQGE; translated from the coding sequence ATGAGCATGATGAGGCGTTTTGTAAATGTTTTAGTCATCGTTGTACTAGCTGGTGCATGTTTTTACCTGTACGAGCAGCATAGCCAGATTCAAGAGGATTTAACAAGGCTTACAGGTTTGCAAGAGCAGTTTCAGGATACGGTTAAAGGTGCCATTGGGGTGTCTCGTCCTCAGCCGGTGCAGCGTTCAATTTCTGAAAAATCAGGCCACACCTGGCTTGATGTACAAAAGCAGGTCAAAGATACTGTTGTTCAAGTTTATTCACAAGCAACTGATTTTAATTGGTTTGAGCCGTATAAAACACCTGATCAAGGTGAAGGTGCCGGAAGTGGTTTTTTCATCAACGAAAAAGGTGACATGATCACCAATTACCACGTTGTTGCTCAGTCATGTGCCGTTCAAATTCAAATTCCGAGCTTTGGTATGGAGCGCTTTGATATGGAAATTGTTGGTGTTAGCCCAGAGCGTGATATTGCTTTGCTCAAGCCAACACAAGAGGCGTATGAAAAGATTTCGCAAAAACTGGGAACCATTCCATTTCTAAAACTTGGCGATTCAGACTCTGTTTTGCGTTCACAAGAGGTTTTGGCGCTTGGTTTTCCACTTGGTCAGTCACGCCTGAAAAGTACGTTGGGTATTGTGAGTGGGCGTGAACGGCTTGGTTCATTTGGTTACATTCAAACAACGGCACCAATTAACCCTGGTAACTCAGGTGGGCCGGCACTAGCAACAGATGGAACCGTTGTTGGGATTAATAATGCAAACATTCCATCAGCTCAAAATATTGGATACATCATTCCAATCAACGAAGTTAAAAATGCACTTAAAGATTTGTACAAAGTGAAGCTTTTACGCAAGCCTGTGCTTGGTTGTATCTTTACTCTTTCAACGCCTGAAATGGTCAAGTTGCTGGGTAACCCCGAGCCAGGAGGATGGTATGTTGCAAAAGTATTTAAGCACACACTGTTTGAACGCGTTGGTGTTAAAGATGGTGACATGCTCTATCAAATTGGTGGATACGACATTGACATGTATGGTGAGCTGAACGTGCCGTGGAGTGAGGATAAAGTTTCGTTATTTGAGTTTTTAAATCGTTACACCGTTGGTGATATGCTTCATTGTGTGATGTATCGTAAAGGACAGAGAAAAGATTTTACCTTTAAACTCGAGCAAATCTACCTGCCGCCAATTCGCATGATTTATCCAGAGTTTGAGCCTGAAGCCACTGACTATGAGATTATCGGTGGTATGGTTGTTATGGAGCTAACGATGAATCATGTGGGTGCACTTGTTTCACGCTCACCACGGTTGGCATCATCACTGATGAAGTTTGATCGCCCAGAGCATCAGCATGATTCAGCACTTATCATCACACATGTGTTGCCAAACTCTCAAGCGCATATTGCCAAAGTCATTCGAACTGGTGAGATTATTGATGAGATCAATGACATTAAAGTTAAGAGCCTTGCAGATTTTAGAAAGGCGGTGCCAAAGAGCAAGCAAACTGGTTTCTTGACTGTTAAGACTGATGATAATCTGTATGCGGTTATGGCACTTGACAAAATTTTGCGCAACGAAGATATGCTGGCAAATAGATTCTTTTTCAAAAAATCGAAGTTGTTTGAACAGCTTCAAGGCGAATAA
- a CDS encoding TlyA family RNA methyltransferase, whose amino-acid sequence MSKKVKTRLDVLVGQQWPALSRSHIQSLILQGKVTVRGELQTKPGTMLDPEVEITVDLSQDKYVSRAGHKLEAALKAFEVDVNGLVVLDAGISTGGFTDCLLQHGAARVYGVDVGYGQVHEKIRVDQRLVLLERTNLRHLKQLPEKVDLVTLDLSFISILKVMPAVSELLKPGGRIIVLIKPQFEAEREDIGRKGLVRSEQVHERVIEKLREQMPDYGYSLAGLIESPITGAASGNKEFLGMFVSTK is encoded by the coding sequence ATGAGCAAAAAAGTAAAAACACGGCTTGATGTTTTGGTTGGCCAGCAATGGCCAGCCTTGTCACGTTCACATATTCAAAGTTTGATTTTGCAGGGGAAGGTAACTGTTCGAGGCGAACTGCAAACCAAGCCTGGTACTATGCTTGATCCTGAGGTAGAAATAACGGTTGACCTCAGCCAAGACAAATATGTCAGTCGTGCTGGCCATAAGCTTGAGGCTGCGCTTAAGGCGTTTGAGGTTGATGTCAATGGCTTAGTGGTGCTTGACGCCGGTATTTCAACAGGGGGGTTTACCGATTGCTTGCTGCAGCATGGAGCTGCGCGGGTGTATGGTGTTGATGTTGGGTACGGCCAAGTACATGAAAAAATACGTGTCGATCAGCGATTGGTTTTGCTTGAGCGCACAAACTTACGCCACCTTAAGCAACTGCCTGAAAAAGTTGATCTGGTTACGCTTGATCTGTCTTTTATTTCAATCTTAAAAGTTATGCCTGCTGTTAGCGAATTGCTCAAACCTGGGGGGAGAATTATTGTTTTGATTAAACCTCAGTTTGAAGCAGAACGGGAAGACATTGGACGCAAGGGACTTGTCCGTAGCGAACAAGTCCACGAGCGTGTTATTGAAAAACTACGAGAGCAGATGCCAGACTATGGATATAGCCTTGCAGGCCTGATTGAGTCTCCCATCACAGGTGCTGCATCAGGAAATAAAGAATTTTTAGGTATGTTTGTTTCGACAAAATGA
- a CDS encoding type II secretion system F family protein, whose product MPLYRYDAFAKDGKRVSGSIDAPTPQAAKEALKIQALMPVSIKEVTADGGGFSLAMLFEKKVEAKTVIIFTRQLGVLLKSAVPLLQALELLIEQFEGRFRRILISVKDGVKSGESLASQLANYPKIFSNVYIQLVRAGEATGKLDTILFRLTDYLERTEATKKKVKKAMSYPIMMISFAVAVVVGLMTSLVPKFKDVFGTMGVELPGITQVLIVSSDFMLDNFLLIVVGTIALIGLFMYWSSRPQGKYKLDEFFLRFPMTAYFSRTRAVVQFSQTLGMLLESGVNLAEALDIVCNIIENRVLAKKLLEARDKIIKEGKIAKYLTDSGLFPKIASYMISTGEQSGKLSEMLLVVGRDYEEELNELTESLVAKINPVMTLVLGAVVGFIVLAIFLPIMELTDVFAKLG is encoded by the coding sequence ATGCCTCTTTATCGCTATGATGCTTTTGCAAAAGATGGCAAACGAGTGAGTGGAAGTATTGATGCTCCAACGCCGCAGGCTGCAAAAGAAGCACTCAAAATTCAGGCTTTAATGCCTGTCAGTATTAAAGAAGTGACTGCTGATGGTGGCGGATTTTCCCTGGCGATGCTTTTTGAGAAAAAGGTTGAGGCAAAAACTGTTATTATTTTTACTCGTCAGCTTGGTGTTTTGCTTAAATCTGCCGTTCCACTGCTGCAAGCATTAGAGCTTTTGATCGAACAGTTTGAGGGGAGATTTCGTCGTATTTTGATCAGTGTCAAAGATGGTGTTAAATCTGGAGAGTCGCTGGCAAGTCAGCTGGCAAATTACCCCAAAATTTTTTCTAACGTTTATATCCAGCTAGTACGTGCCGGTGAGGCAACTGGTAAGTTGGACACCATTTTATTCCGATTGACTGATTACCTGGAGCGTACTGAAGCAACGAAAAAGAAAGTAAAAAAGGCAATGAGTTATCCAATAATGATGATTTCATTTGCTGTCGCAGTAGTTGTTGGTTTGATGACAAGTTTAGTACCAAAATTTAAAGATGTGTTTGGAACCATGGGGGTTGAACTTCCTGGAATAACACAAGTTCTCATAGTTTCATCAGATTTTATGTTAGATAATTTTTTATTGATAGTTGTTGGTACTATTGCTCTTATTGGATTATTCATGTACTGGAGTTCGAGGCCTCAAGGAAAGTACAAGTTGGATGAATTTTTCTTGCGATTTCCTATGACTGCTTATTTTTCACGGACCCGAGCAGTTGTTCAATTTAGCCAGACACTAGGGATGTTGCTTGAGAGTGGTGTCAATTTAGCTGAAGCGCTGGATATTGTTTGTAACATTATTGAGAACCGAGTTCTTGCAAAGAAACTGCTTGAGGCTCGTGATAAGATCATCAAAGAAGGTAAAATCGCAAAATACTTAACCGATTCAGGGTTGTTTCCTAAAATAGCAAGCTACATGATCAGTACCGGTGAGCAGTCGGGTAAACTTTCTGAAATGTTGCTTGTGGTAGGCCGTGATTATGAAGAAGAGCTTAATGAATTGACTGAGAGTCTCGTGGCAAAAATAAATCCAGTTATGACATTGGTTTTGGGAGCGGTTGTCGGATTTATTGTTCTTGCTATATTCTTGCCAATTATGGAATTAACTGACGTATTTGCTAAACTTGGATAG
- a CDS encoding type II secretion system protein GspG yields MRKSSAFTMMEIMVVLGLIVVILMWVIPKIQEFTVKSQAAQVQFQMTDIQSALQEYYFELGKYPSTREGLDSLVENPKPNDERHKRIAHKWPFLKDGETAITPKSGSEFIYNSPPEKYKDKYKFYELLWFGPSGEEDDRYKIIMGH; encoded by the coding sequence ATGCGTAAAAGTTCTGCATTTACTATGATGGAAATCATGGTTGTACTTGGTTTGATTGTTGTAATTTTGATGTGGGTAATTCCAAAGATTCAAGAATTTACTGTTAAAAGTCAGGCAGCTCAAGTACAGTTTCAAATGACCGACATTCAAAGTGCCTTACAAGAGTATTATTTTGAGTTAGGTAAGTATCCATCAACCCGTGAAGGGCTTGACTCATTGGTTGAGAATCCTAAGCCAAACGATGAACGTCATAAGCGCATTGCTCACAAATGGCCATTTCTTAAAGATGGTGAGACTGCAATAACACCTAAGAGTGGCAGTGAATTTATTTATAATTCACCACCTGAAAAGTACAAAGACAAATACAAGTTTTATGAGCTTTTGTGGTTTGGACCAAGCGGTGAAGAAGATGATCGGTATAAAATCATTATGGGTCACTAA
- a CDS encoding prepilin-type N-terminal cleavage/methylation domain-containing protein, with translation MIKKAFTMLEMMVAVFLIGVLAAVILPRAIGRAPEASWQSVLADLNNILSFARQEAIMQRKNYRVTFIPKGKGRDVVLVEEEKATPDDARKKVFEQVSSGYFDTKYLLPDGIKIRSFYLGNQFVAEEENRGKYFCYILPDGLVQDVTLHLHRPHQDQAKKKDDATFNSMPFLGIFTMRDGYIKPSVRGGGGNES, from the coding sequence GTGATCAAAAAAGCTTTCACAATGCTTGAAATGATGGTTGCAGTATTTCTTATAGGGGTACTTGCAGCCGTCATTTTACCTCGGGCGATTGGCAGAGCACCAGAAGCATCATGGCAATCGGTGTTGGCCGACTTGAACAATATTCTTTCGTTTGCTCGGCAAGAGGCAATTATGCAACGAAAAAATTATCGGGTTACTTTTATTCCAAAAGGTAAAGGTAGGGATGTTGTTCTTGTGGAAGAAGAAAAGGCAACCCCCGATGATGCACGTAAAAAAGTTTTTGAACAGGTAAGCTCTGGTTATTTTGATACAAAATATTTATTGCCCGACGGAATCAAGATTAGATCTTTTTATCTGGGAAATCAGTTTGTTGCTGAGGAAGAGAATCGTGGCAAATATTTTTGTTATATCCTGCCAGATGGATTGGTACAGGATGTGACGTTGCATTTGCATAGGCCTCATCAAGACCAGGCAAAGAAAAAGGATGATGCAACGTTTAACTCGATGCCATTTTTGGGCATCTTTACCATGCGAGATGGATACATTAAGCCATCAGTACGTGGTGGGGGAGGCAATGAAAGTTAA
- a CDS encoding MCE family protein, which yields MNLETRVGAFILVAIGVFLYLSINIRSFRLDKDQYYSYRAYFEDTGGLTSKAPVKIAGVEVGWVDRIDLLSDGKAEVILRISKNIKLAKNAYAMIHQDGLIGTKNLEIDPGDSSTGFLLPGSMLSMPGRTPASWGELLDQVRDIASTVQDITSSFKNTFATQRGEGQMQGALDAVAKATDRIADFSLVMQRTMKNNEENINVIASDLRSSVASLKDSIPQVTDAVQKGADKFGDAADGAKQTFNGATEVVEKINSGKGVVGKLINEDETYGDLKKTIRGFRDYVGKQTGLMLNIDMHGESFLRHNNSKGYFELRLRPNSDFFYLIQFVGDEQGSLSYEDIFYTRRDEKGNILRASELNVPLERKIEFADHVEKVVRKKFDVLFGMQFGKRFDRLAFRIGMFESTFGLGADYYVPLPTDKMHWVTTIEAFDFRGKNRLPLHDMRPHVKWLNRVFFFKNMYTNFGIDDVFSKRRANPFFGGGLRFGDDDLKYLLGTLPIGKAGGA from the coding sequence GTGAATTTAGAGACGCGTGTAGGAGCATTTATACTTGTCGCCATAGGCGTGTTCCTTTACCTAAGTATCAATATTCGTTCATTTAGATTGGACAAGGATCAGTACTATTCGTATAGAGCTTATTTTGAAGATACGGGTGGACTGACAAGTAAAGCGCCTGTAAAAATAGCTGGTGTTGAAGTTGGTTGGGTTGATCGCATTGACTTGCTATCTGACGGTAAGGCAGAGGTTATCTTGCGCATCAGTAAAAACATTAAATTAGCAAAAAATGCTTATGCAATGATCCATCAGGATGGTCTGATTGGAACGAAGAACTTAGAAATTGATCCTGGAGATTCGTCAACAGGTTTTCTATTGCCTGGGAGTATGCTGTCAATGCCTGGGAGGACCCCCGCTAGCTGGGGTGAATTGCTTGATCAGGTTCGAGATATTGCATCTACTGTGCAGGATATAACTTCGTCGTTTAAAAACACGTTTGCAACGCAAAGGGGTGAAGGTCAAATGCAAGGAGCACTCGATGCTGTTGCAAAAGCGACAGATCGCATTGCAGATTTTTCTTTGGTGATGCAGCGTACCATGAAAAATAACGAAGAAAATATTAATGTTATTGCTTCAGACTTGCGTTCATCTGTTGCAAGTTTAAAAGATAGCATCCCGCAAGTTACCGACGCGGTGCAAAAAGGTGCAGATAAATTTGGTGATGCTGCCGATGGAGCTAAGCAAACTTTTAATGGAGCAACAGAGGTAGTTGAAAAAATCAACAGCGGCAAGGGAGTAGTTGGGAAATTGATCAATGAAGATGAAACGTATGGAGATTTGAAGAAGACGATTCGTGGATTTAGGGATTATGTAGGTAAGCAAACAGGTTTGATGCTCAATATTGATATGCATGGGGAAAGTTTTCTTCGCCATAACAATTCAAAAGGTTATTTTGAACTTCGCTTACGTCCAAACTCTGATTTCTTTTACTTGATACAGTTTGTAGGAGATGAACAGGGAAGTCTCTCGTATGAAGATATTTTCTATACTCGACGTGATGAGAAGGGCAATATTTTACGTGCTAGTGAGCTCAATGTTCCACTTGAGCGCAAAATTGAGTTTGCTGACCATGTGGAAAAAGTGGTACGTAAAAAGTTTGATGTTTTATTTGGGATGCAGTTTGGTAAGCGCTTTGACCGTCTCGCTTTCCGTATTGGGATGTTTGAGAGCACGTTTGGTCTTGGCGCCGATTATTATGTTCCTCTACCAACAGATAAAATGCACTGGGTAACAACGATTGAAGCTTTTGATTTTAGAGGGAAAAATAGGTTGCCATTGCATGATATGAGGCCGCATGTCAAATGGCTTAACAGAGTATTTTTCTTTAAAAATATGTATACCAATTTTGGTATAGACGACGTTTTCAGTAAACGTCGAGCGAATCCATTTTTCGGTGGAGGCTTGCGATTTGGAGATGATGATCTTAAGTATTTGCTGGGGACTCTTCCAATTGGTAAAGCTGGCGGTGCTTAG
- a CDS encoding pyridoxal phosphate-dependent aminotransferase, producing the protein MLNLPFSEIKRIEELVRGDKDNISLSQGALKLGGIPLQIKQHVQTLLSTDITDYYGSCWGLDILRERLAQTLSARYHTKLTTDQILPTHGCIGGLSILYLSILAPGDEVIIPEPSYPAYRVLAQAARANVVTVSCLEDDNFERGVSWQFDIEKIKAATTSKTRMIVFSNPCNPTGYVISAVQIRQLLEWCAQKGIYLVVDEAYADYIFEGDFTSSLALLNESEWLVSAHTFSKNFAMSGWRVGFLAAHPKLIKALVGMQDALLNCLNNSAQYAALYALDHPEIVQSFYQQVKENRNRAVELLEPVVAKGLIKYSYPNAGFYIFLKTRYDRTADVCMDILQSKKVSLVPGSGFGDSVQSFIRVCFAREKDLLEKGLTRLTQYLLKEE; encoded by the coding sequence ATGTTAAATCTTCCGTTCTCAGAAATTAAGCGGATTGAGGAGCTTGTTCGTGGTGATAAAGATAATATATCGCTCTCACAGGGCGCTCTTAAACTAGGTGGTATTCCCCTGCAAATAAAGCAGCATGTCCAGACATTGTTGAGCACAGACATAACTGACTACTATGGCAGCTGCTGGGGGCTCGATATTTTACGTGAGCGCTTGGCCCAAACCCTATCTGCTCGATATCATACAAAATTGACTACAGATCAAATTTTACCCACACATGGTTGTATTGGTGGGCTGTCGATCTTGTACCTTTCAATTCTTGCCCCCGGCGATGAAGTCATTATTCCTGAGCCTAGCTATCCAGCCTATCGGGTGCTTGCTCAAGCGGCGCGGGCAAATGTTGTGACAGTGTCATGTCTTGAAGATGACAATTTTGAACGCGGTGTTTCTTGGCAGTTTGACATTGAAAAAATTAAGGCAGCAACGACTTCCAAAACAAGGATGATTGTTTTTTCAAATCCGTGTAATCCTACGGGGTATGTTATTTCTGCTGTACAAATTCGTCAGCTGCTTGAGTGGTGCGCTCAAAAGGGCATTTATTTGGTCGTTGACGAAGCGTACGCTGATTATATTTTTGAAGGTGATTTTACATCCTCACTGGCGTTGCTTAATGAGTCTGAGTGGCTTGTTAGTGCCCATACTTTTTCAAAAAACTTTGCCATGAGCGGTTGGCGTGTTGGATTTCTTGCTGCGCACCCTAAGCTTATTAAGGCGCTTGTTGGTATGCAAGATGCGCTTTTGAATTGTTTAAATAATTCAGCTCAATATGCCGCACTGTATGCTCTGGATCATCCCGAGATTGTTCAGTCGTTTTATCAGCAAGTTAAAGAAAATCGTAATCGTGCCGTAGAGTTATTAGAACCGGTGGTTGCAAAAGGATTGATTAAATATTCTTACCCGAATGCTGGATTTTATATTTTCTTGAAAACGCGCTATGATCGTACAGCTGATGTCTGTATGGACATTTTGCAAAGCAAAAAAGTATCATTGGTTCCGGGCTCTGGTTTTGGGGACAGCGTTCAATCATTTATACGAGTTTGTTTTGCTCGTGAAAAAGATTTGCTGGAGAAGGGGTTAACTCGTTTAACTCAGTATTTATTGAAAGAGGAATGA
- a CDS encoding class I SAM-dependent methyltransferase: MKQQPDYGLDAPAVIRNLVIAAVLVPFFYKVFFAYLNVRFPSFLFTFLSSWIWFGIIFASFILPALFMYLSSRYGKHRLRDQMITGLRLKGNERVLDVGCGRGLMLVGIAKKLTTGRAVGIDTWDEADLSGNSLQAAQENATLEQVEQRVEIITGNACRLPFEDNLFDIVVSNLVLHNIDGQLARERALQEIVRVLKPGGEVLISDFLYTNEYSRVLKRAGLKNVKRTGLQLLIFPPVRLVTGLKKAKA, translated from the coding sequence ATGAAACAGCAACCTGACTACGGGCTTGATGCGCCGGCAGTGATACGGAATTTAGTAATCGCTGCGGTTCTTGTACCATTTTTCTATAAGGTGTTTTTTGCATATCTTAATGTTCGATTTCCGTCGTTTCTTTTTACTTTCCTTTCTTCATGGATTTGGTTTGGCATTATTTTTGCTTCGTTCATTCTTCCAGCTTTGTTTATGTATTTGAGTAGCAGGTATGGTAAACACCGTTTGCGTGACCAAATGATCACGGGCCTCCGCTTGAAGGGGAATGAACGGGTGCTTGATGTTGGTTGTGGTCGTGGACTTATGTTAGTTGGTATAGCGAAAAAGCTAACAACAGGAAGAGCTGTTGGCATTGATACGTGGGATGAGGCAGATCTTTCGGGTAATAGTTTGCAGGCGGCTCAAGAAAATGCAACGCTTGAGCAGGTTGAACAGAGGGTCGAGATTATTACTGGCAATGCATGTCGTTTACCGTTTGAAGATAACCTGTTTGATATTGTCGTTTCAAATTTGGTGCTTCACAATATTGACGGTCAGCTCGCCCGTGAGCGTGCATTGCAAGAGATCGTTCGTGTGTTAAAGCCTGGTGGAGAAGTGTTGATTTCTGATTTTTTGTACACTAATGAATATAGTAGAGTATTAAAAAGAGCTGGCTTGAAAAATGTAAAACGCACTGGTCTGCAGTTGCTAATTTTTCCGCCAGTAAGATTAGTAACAGGCCTAAAAAAAGCTAAAGCATAA